Genomic DNA from Gossypium hirsutum isolate 1008001.06 chromosome A01, Gossypium_hirsutum_v2.1, whole genome shotgun sequence:
taacatccaGGTCGGGCCtatggtgttacatttagtggtatcaaagccaggttacaAAGCTCAGCTGTGAATTTGGGTTTTTAAGATGCAATTTTCTAAGAATTGATTTCTAATGGtttgaaatgtttttactgaatgtgtggtatACCGAGTCTCCAACGCTGATTCTGTAAGTCCTCTAAATTGTTAtctatttaaaaaactaaaaatactaTAGATAGTATGTAACGAGACTACTATAGATTGATTGGACTAAAAACACTTAAGATTGTATATACTGATACTGTAGTAAAACCGATAGACATTGATTGACACTACGATGTTTGAAACAAACTTTACACTCCTGATACTGtttcataaaatatctattaataaacactagaactgtaaacttatacataaaactattaatacagataaaatgcaattagacaatGAGCACTAGATGTACTCGCGGACAGTGTATAAGAGGCCGTGGAGACGGCCGTAAAGGTACTTGAGCTGGGTCCTCATCATCTGGTAGTCTGCCTAATTTGGTTACTAGTGAGACACCGACTTCACCTATgattgagactgggtctcatgatttAGCGGCTGGGGACGAAGCACTGTCCCAGGCTATGTTACAGATtctagagagggtcgctgggcccaatactagAGCTGGAGGCCACGGGTCAGTTATGGAACGACTTCAGTATAATGGAattgagatttttaggggtgttGCTGGGGtttcccctaatgtggctgaatattggattgaggccacagagaggataaTGGACGATCTGGACTGCACCCccgagcaaaaattaaaggatgtTGTATCGCTGCTACGtgatgaggcatatcagtggtggctcacgatTAAgaagggcactcagcccgaacgACTGTCCTGGGAATATTTTAATACTTCTTTCCAGGGAAAGTATGTGGGTAGCAGTTATGTGGATGTTGGTCGGCGAGAGTtcctgaatctgactcagggagaTAGATTgatggccgagtatgaggccgaatttCTGAGACTGAACCGCTATGCGTGAGATTTGGTAGTGGCTGAGTACGAGTGATGTGTTCACTTcaaggatggcctcagggataatctgagggttctgatagctccacagaggaaGCGAGACTTTGCTGCACTGGTTGAGAAGGAGAAAATCGCTGAGAAAGTGAAGTGTGCTGAGTGGCAGAACCGAGAGAGAAGTAGGAACAAGAGGGAGTCGGAGCCCTTAAGTTTCATTcaaaggcctaagaaaaaggccagagttgatagGCTGATCAGATTTGGGGCTCCTATTGTTGCTACTGGATAGCCGTCATGTACTAACTGTGGTAGACGCCATTAGGGCAAGTGTAGGAAAAGAATtggggcttgtttgaggtgtggTTCATTAGAGCACTGTATTAGAGAATGTTCGCGGAGGTCCGATCTGATGCAAGCTTCTGGCGTGGGTACTGGACCACCATTGAGGGTAGTTCAGTAGCCtccgagaggccgtggtcaggccaaAGGTAGGAATGGTTTGGGTCGTGGTTAGGAAGCACCAGGCAGAGGTGTTGGGCATACTGAGGCTAGACAGCCAGCTCTGGTTTATACTGCACGTCGCCAAGAAGATGGAGATTCTCCGGACATAATTACGGGTACATTCTTTTTTATATTGTATCTTATACTACACTGATAGATGTAGGatccactcactcctatatagcttAGACCGTATCTAAAAACTTGGGTACACTGGTTAACAGCACTATGAGTGAGGTCACTGTACAGAGTCCATTGGGGCAGTTAATAAGGGTTAAAAAACTATTTAGAGATGTTCCTCTAGAGGTTCAAGGGGCTAtctttctggccgatttgatggaACTACCTTTTAGAGAGTTTGATCTGatattgggaatggactggttggtcaagcaccGAGTGAGCTTAGATTGTACCACAAAAAGGGTTGTATTGAGAACGGTGGAGGACAGTGAGGTAGTCGTAATTGGGAACTGTCTGAATTACTTATCGAATGTGCTTTCTACACTGAAGGTTGGTTTGTAAGGggtgtgaggcgtatttggcctacatcagtgtttcagattctagggATTCTTCGGTTAAGGTTATCAGGATGGTTAAGGTTTTTCCAGATATTTTTCCTTAagagctacctgggttaccttCAAATCGTGAAGTAgggtttgggattgagctcctttcTTGTAAAGCTTtggtgtctatcgccccttatagaatagCACTGAAGGAGCTCGtaaagcttaaggctcagatttaaGAGTTATTGGATCGTAGGTTCATCCGCCttagtgtgtctctgtggggagcaccagttctattcgtgaaaaagaaggatggatccatgcgtatgtatGTTGACTACCGACAATTGAAcaagttgacgattaagaataagtatcccttaccGAGGATAGATATCTGTTTCACCAATTTTGAGGAGCTTTGGTTTTCTCTAAGAATGATCTCCGATCAGGGTATCATCAGTTAAGAGTTAATgaggctgatgtgcataagacggtcactacgagttcctagcaatgccatttggactgactaatACACCAGcaacttttatggatctgatgaaccaagTGTTCTAGCCCTATCTGGACCGATTCGTAGTGGTATTTATTAAAGACAAATTGGTATATTCGAAGActgaggatgaacatgatgaacatctcaAAGTGATTCTACAGATTctgcgagagaaacaattgtacgccaagtttagtaaatgtgagttctagttacatgaagtaacatttttgggacatgtggtttctactgaggggattaGAGTCGATCCTCGAAAGATTAAGGCTGTCTTGGATTAGAAGTAGCCTAAGACTATATCTGAGATCCGCTGTTTTGTAGGACTGGCAAGGTACTGTTGATGTTTTGTAGAAGGGTTTTCACTAATTGCAGCACCTCTGAGTAAGCTGCTATGCAAGGGTATGCCATTTAACTGGACTAATGCACAGTAAGaaagcttcgagaagctcaaaaTTGTATTGACTGAGGCCTCTGTTTTAATACAACTAGAGTCTAGAAAGAGTTTACTGTGTACaggcgatgcatcacatgtcagtttgggatgtgtattgatgaaAGAGGGTAAGGTAATAGCGTATGTGTCTCGCCAACTTAAGACTCATAAGGTGAATTATTTGAcgcatgacctagagttggccgcagtggtgttcgcactgaaaatctggaggcattacctatatggggtaaagtgtatcatctacactgatcacaagagcctcaagtacctcctcactcagaaagaactgaatcttaggcagcatagatgaATTGAGCTATTTAAAGATTACGACtgtacgattgaataccatcctggtaaggccaatgtggtgatCGACGCACTGAGccatagggctatgactgatctgagggcaATGTTTGCTCCCCTCAATTTATTTGATTATCGTAGCCTATTAGCCAAACTTTAGGTTAAACCGACGTGGATTAAGCATATTAAGGGTAAGGAGTTTGAGGGCAAGTCTTTGGGTCTTCGCTTCTGACAGGTTGAGAATGAGAATACTATGGATTCTGGGTTGAGCGAAGGGGTACTCTATTTTCGAGGGAGAATCTGTGTACCAAAAGATACTGAATTGAGGTAGTCGATATTGCGAGAGGCGCGTAGTAACCCTTATGCTATACATCCTGGcgaaaataagatgtaccgagaccttcatGAGTTATACTAGTAGCCAAGTCTTAAACGagaggttactgattttgtggcttagtgtctgacatgccagcaggttaaggttgagcattagttaccttcaggtttgttGCAGCCAGTCAAGATTctgctttggaagtgggagagagtgactatggatttcgtCAGTGAGTTGCCCCTTACACCGACTAAGAAGGATTCAATGTGGGTCAtagtggatcgattgaccaagtccgccCACTTCATATCGATTCGTACTGACCACTCTCTGCAGAAGCTAGCTAAACTGtggtgtctgagatagtgagacagCATGGGGTACCGGTTTTGATTATTTCTAATAAGGATCTTCGCTTCACGTCTCGATTCTGGAAAAAGCtacatgaagctctaggtacaaggttgtacttcagtactgcgttccatccttagaccgatggtcaatctgagaggatgattcagatattggaggacatgttgaggagttgcatgattgatttccgaggtagttgggaggattacctaTCGCTGGcggagtttgcttataacaacagctattaatctagcattcagatggcaccttacgagacaTTTTATGGTCGTAGGTA
This window encodes:
- the LOC121214703 gene encoding uncharacterized protein; this translates as MIETGSHDLAAGDEALSQAMLQILERVAGPNTRAGGHGSVMERLQYNGIEIFRGVAGVSPNVAEYWIEATERIMDDLDCTPEQKLKDVVSLLRDEAYQWWLTIKKGTQPERLSWEYFNTSFQGKYVGSSYVDVGRREFLNLTQGDRLMAEVLIAPQRKRDFAALVEKEKIAEKVKCAEWQNRERSRNKRESEPLSFIQRPKKKARVDRLIRFGAPIVATG